The DNA region gttgttgaacaAGGTGGCAGAATAATCAGTATCAGACAAACACCTTGTGATATTTATTCTGGCTATTCTGCctcctgagtttaaatcctgccacAGTCAACTGTGACTGTCctccattcagggtcaataaataaagaatgaGTCTATACTGACAAACAAGCAAAGTTGTTGGAGCACTCAGCATAGAGTCTGAATcattttattctgagttcaaatgcagctgtGGTCTCCCTGGGTCTGTTGCCCTGTTTATCCCCCATCACCTGGTCCCTGGGTGCCTTTAATGGAGTCCTCTCTTTGGCAACCATTTAGACCAAGTTTCCTGTCTAAAGGTACGATCATCCCTCCTTGCTCCCTTCCAACTTCTGTCAGAGACCTTGAAAAGAGTTATGAGCATTGTCTTTCCTCCTGATTAAGCaattaaaaaattctttacaacaattaaatgataataggaaattaaatataattagattttCTAAAGAATTCTTAAGAATTTAATAATTCTGCTGTTACCTCAATGTTTTCAGGAACATACTTGTGTTCTTCATCCCAAGGAACCATACAAGATTGAAACATTTCCAAAATATGGTCAGAAAAGCTAGAAAAAGCAACagagtaattaaattaattttaatatgcaaaatacaAATTACTGAACCATTCCAAACATATCTAATATGGACAATAGAATGCTAGAGATTCACATTTATTTGTGAAACAACGGTTGTTGATGTGTTTCTAAATATCAAATCGTGTTTTAGGAAACAAGAGAAATAAAGTTGTATTtgagtcttttcttttttttttattattatttttggtccCTTTAGTTTACTGCCTGATTGTCATCGAAGAAATGTGATAAGGAATTTATCAGACTGACAGAACCAAAGCTCTTGGTACACCAAATACAGTAAGGAAGATAAAACCATCAGCTGACTGCAATGGAAACtaagaagtgaatttcttaaccaaacAGACCCAGCTTGTGCCTTCTGCATTATAAATTGATGTTGTACGTTTGTACAGTTTAACTGGATACAAAACTCTTCAAAATTTACTAAATCTACTGAGTGTAAACAGACAGAACTATAAGAGGCACAGGTGTGCcatagatgcaggtgtggttctgtggttaggaagcttgatTCTCAAACATAGGGTCCTGCAGCGTAACATCTTGGACAAAAATGTTACTGAATACGACAGGACCATGAAGATAGCTGGAGGGTACAACAATATAACAGCTTGGGCCCCAGACCGAGCGAAGCTTTGcgagaagatttggtagacagaaactgaaagaatcctgttctgtgtgtgtgcatggatgtatgtgtacgtgttacTGTCTCGTTGCcatgacattgtgtgatagttgtaaatgagtgtcagtgTCATACAAGCGGTaccctttgtttccaatctttcaaGACATGTCaggttatggggaaatattacctttagGTAAGGGCTTGTGacgaagggcatctggccatagaaaatccacctcaacaagttccttctgacccatgcaagcatggaaaagtggacattaaaatggtgatgataatgatgtataaataaacatatggaaatataaatatgatagatagaataatatatagaaatttatatgatatatatatatatatatatatatatatatatatatataaataaatatgtaccaATGGTTTTCACTGAAGCTCTCAATAAAATCACTTTGGTTATATTCTGGATACATAAACAAAACTGGCCAATGGAGAAGTCCTGCATCGTCAAGGTAAACTTTGGCACCACCTGGATTACTTCCTTCCAGATCTGATAAACTTAAAATAGTTTTTCCATTCTGTTTGTCAGTCTTCATTTTGATATGTCGTTTCTGAAAATAACAGCAGGAACAGAATTGTGAGAAATTTTTTATCTGAAcaatgaatgagaaaagaattTGGGGAAATCTGATGATTTGGTGTTGGAAtgtgaatttaataaaagaaaaaaacatgattGGTCGTAGAATAAGCAGAATTTCAAAAGCCATGTGAGTTGCttgttttgtaaaatataacATAGCTGGGACATCAGTGAAGACCTGGAGCCAAACATAACACATTACATACAAGGCTGAGCTACAGCTGAACGATTTATACGGTGagagctcaacaacaacaattagatGATATCAACCAAAACATAAAACTTACATGGATTTCATTAAACAGTTTTGATTCTAAAACATCAGCTTTCCTCTCTTGTAATTGTTGTTTACGTAAATCACGGTCTTGGATTTTCTAAAAGAATAACAGTTTCCAAAGCAAGCAGGTAAATGAtcaatatattattgtattttctgTCAAGAGACAATGGTTGCATTTACgagataaaatatgaaagaaaattttaaaaaacagccATGAATGTagttagatatttttatatttgtaaattagcaattaataagataaatatattttaccatttGAAAGAAATTCACAAAATGTGGAAACTATGGAAATTACTGATCAATGAGGGAGCCTTTACATGGTTGTTctatctactagaaataacagcttatTTGCTCACAAATAATACCTATTGTCCTAAAAAGGGAGAGACACatgagataatgtagtcctagatatcaGTAAAAGAGGGGTAGCCAAgagtggaatgtctttgatcagggTTGACTTAAGGTTAAACAAGTAACAAACACCTACAGAAATTACAAATAACAACTCTGTCAAAGAAGTTTGGGAATTTCAACAAAAGAAATGGTTTGTAGAAATGGTATCGTCTGCACAACAAAGGCCATTAATGAGGATTAAGTTTAGATTAGTCATAGAGAACAGAACAACAACAGTGCTGCCAACATTCACAGCTTTTATAAGGACTGACAGATGAGGCCCTTCTGTAAGCATGTTCGATCCTAAGTGATAGCAACCTCATTATCATGGATGTACAGAGGAAAGATCCGGATGTCGACTCTGGTGTACATAATGATACATCATGGAAGACATTAAGGTGTTATCTGGTGTTACAGATATGGAGGTGATGGCCAGGGAGGATGAAGGATAAATACATGACAACTAATACAAGTGGAAGGAACTTGCAGGagaggaagataaaaaaaaaaaagacattagatGTAGTAGTGGAACTTCAAACTGATGACAAAAGGATTGCAACAAGTGGACAAGAAAAGACCAGAAAACAGAAGTAGAAATTACGTAAAAAAATGAccaaaaatatcagaaaagaatTACCTTTAACTTTAGTGATTTCTCTTTTAAAGCAGAAAGTTTCTCATTTTCAGGTTCAAAATACATTATAAGTCAAGGAATGTAATTTTAGAGACATTTGAAACACATCTTTGAAACTGTTTAGTCAAAGAGAAATCTTTAAACTAATTGATAAAGGATATTTTCAAACCAGCTTCACACCATTTAATAGCATCTGAGAATTTCTTCAGTTCAATGCAGCACTGAGATCCTTGTAAAAAGAAGAAGATAAATACAGATAATGAGAATATAGAATAAATGATAtgaataacaacacacacacacacacatatatatatatatatatatatatatatatagagagagagagaggagagagagagagagagagagagagcggggatgGGTTTGATTCCAGTGTAGCATCTTCGGTAATTGTCATTTTCTCAGAGCCTCAGACCAACCTATACTTTGTGAGTAAAAatgggtaaatggaaactgtatagaagcccttTGAATGGGTTGCACTGGTAATTAAAAAGGTTTAGCCTTTTCAAACACTGTGTTACACTGGTTCTGTTAGGGAATTGTGTTAAGGGTACACAACATGTGTGCAAATACTCAGCCACGGATGTGTTTATTCAGGGTCAGGTAACTCAGTCGATCTAACAAGTGAATCCTCATCACTGAACAAaagaaatccacacacacacatttagtgtTAACtgttggcaaaaaaaaagaaaagagtacgCAATACCATAGTTTTATTTTGGTGAAGTCTGTCTctggctactctgagtttcactttTAGGTGTACCTGTGGAAGTGGGAGACCTAggatgacctttgaacgttgggcctcacagaggcaatgacaagcaaccgagacctttggagatatgctgtgcttgagaagacccagcatgCCAAGTGAGATGGTAGCTGTTGCCTATgccataactggcccatttaaaagtacccttcaaacgtctggcaatatgctgtgcttgagaagatctgttgagtcaagtgaaatcattgtcatggctaataccagtgccacctgactggctccaatgctggtggcatgtaaaaaggacctactacactctcagagtattcagcataggaagggcatccagctgtagaaaccttgccagatcagattggagcctggtgcagcctcctggctcaccagtcctcagtcaaaccgtccaacccatgccagcatggaaagtggacattaaacgactgCAATGATGATGAGGTCTTCAGGCAAGTTATGACTGGCCCAGAAGACCTGGTGCACCTacaggtgaaactcagagtaaccaGAGACTGACTTCAccaatatgtaagtgtgtgtgagtttgtatgtgtgtgtatatgtataaagtgaAACATTTGACTTAGCTACTTGATTCTGCACAAAATTTGGGATATCAGAGGAGTTTCTATGTAGctgtttgatctgctagaaacaacagctgaaTCTCTCTGAAACTACACCCTATTGTCTTGAAAAGACAGCAGGACACTTTAACCCTTTGACatctaaactggccatatccagcccagataTGCTTCCTGCTTCATATtctaaccagccagatccagcctatcacacccacccttcaatgccattataagatatacaatcacatcatcaaagatttgaagctacaaaataatgcatgaacaGTGTGAAtaggaaagggttaaataatgtcATTACAGCTGGATTACTTTTGAACAGGCAGGGCTGACCTATGTTTTCAATACACATTTACAGTGTGGGGTGCTACAGTTGAGTACACTCTGGTATAACTGGTATCTATCTCATTGACTTAGACAAGAGTTGAACTCAGAAGAGAAGCAGGTGTAATTATACACTTCAAGACATTTAATGTCCTATGTCTGTCATTTTaccattttaatatttgtttacaaaCTTAACAGAACTTACCTCTGATAAAGGCTTTCAAATACTGTTCCTTGAATTTACAGGCCATGACACAGTCAAATAAAGCATAACCAAAGTTTCCTGAAATAGCAACAGTCATAAGACATTTAGAAATGATGCCAAAAACAAGAAATGGCTTTGGTCTTTGAAACATGCTAACACAATCTGAAGATCAGAGAAACTAAAGGTTTCAAAAAAGAGAACAAAGAGATAACTATAGATTTGACTGGATTGAAGATGCATTTTCTTGAAAATTTGGTAATATCTTTAGTATGAAAGAAGAGCAGTGCTTATGGTGTGTTTGTCCCATCTTGAAGACTGGAGATCTGGCCAGGATGTTTGTAACAGAGTGGACACTCCTAAAAGTACCCAAAAGCCAGGGAGTGGGGTTAAATCTGGTGAAAGATAAGTCTACCATTTAAGAGATTTGATCCGAAATCTTGTGTCAAAACGAATTTTAGGGTagagttgtttttgttgattatcaatcatatataaacatacattattaATTAGTCCCTTCTATTATGGTGTATCAAAGTATTTTGTCATTTACTGAAGTGACAAATGAGACACCATATTGTCTGTGATGAGAGACTTTgatgataacaaaataaaatataagagaataatgaataatatatgcgTGTTTAAAAAGTAAAACATGATTACCAAAATTCAAAAGTCTTTTTTTTGCCccccaaaaatatttgaaaaccagaagtaaaaatgttttctaatgtaGATACAGAGTGAGAAAGTCAAGAAGAGAATAATTTAAATGTCATAAGAAGGCTGactttgaattatttttattaacctcAGTGTAATTAGACTTTGGGTCAGGAATCTTTAGCCTTGTGTAGAACATGACAATCTCTGTAGTGCTGGTgatatgataaaatgcacccagaacACGCTGCAGAATGGTtagtattaggaaaggcatctagtcatagaaaccaagaaTGTGACAAGACATGATCCCCCACCTGATCTAAAAAAGGACTGATTTCAAGTTAGAACTTACTTAATCCTTATCAACCCTCCTAACCCATGCCAGATTGGAAAAGTAGATGTAAATTGATGGTGATAAcaatcctgatgatgatgatgatgaatgtgccCCAGAATATATCCAACTTTATGCAGGTtccactcatttttttttattgatatgatTGACATGTTGCTTCATGTGATGGATGACTGGAGGCTAAAAACGGTAAGCTGGGGCCCAAAATAGTGTTTCTGTCAGGAGAGTGAGACTGGTGGAAGAAGGTGAAGAGCAGGAACCGATACCCAAAAACTCTAACAGTTCCACCAGGCCACCATTCTGAAGTGGTATTATGTATttggaccctgaaaggatcaaaggcaaagctgacctgataggatttgaactcagagcacagagagctggagcaaataccacaaggcattctacCTGATACTCTACTGTCTCTGCAACCAATTCCTTATCATTAAGGAACAGAACCAAATACCTGAAGAAATTTAACATGTTAACAATAATTTTCATAGAGTCTTCATATTGATTATCGTCATTCATTTTCCATGACAGAATGGTTTACAAGAGTCTGTAGTTTGGATAAGGTACCATTTAATATTGGGAATAGGCATGGCACCTTGCCCAAGTGACTTTTGTTACAAttctaggctgaccaaagctctgtgagtggatctggtagacagaaattgaagtgagtgtgtgcatacgtgtgtgtgcatgtatgtgcatatatgtgtgtgtgtgtgtatagagagcaCTGTTGCTTGTTTCCAGCCTTCCACGAGAGAATGTTTATCGATCAGTTTCTCTTTACTTACCAAGCTGATAATGAGAAGCTGCTCTATTACAATATAATGAAGCATTTAACATCCTGTCTGGTGCTTGAACCTTGATCCCTTCAGTGTAATTTGCAACTGCTGTACGATAGTCCCTTTTTTTGAACAGATAATTTCCTTCTTCCTTAAAACTGTCTGCCTTCACTGTAAgtaaattgaaaacaaattgCAATTCTCAACAAACCAAAAACTCATCAAAGACGaatttggaaaataaaatgagctgaaaaagattttgtttaaattttggagatgaggaattatcattattatgggtgcaggcatggctgtgtgttacaaagtttgcttcccaaccacatggttccaggttcagtcccactgcatggcatcttgggcaagctccttctactatagcctcaaaccaaccaaagccttgtgaattaatctgaaactgaaagaaggccatcgagagagagtgcgtgtgtgtgtgtgtgtgtgtgtgtgtgtgtgtgtgtgtgtctgtgtgtcccccaacCACTGTTTGACATTTgaagttgatttgtttatgttgctgtaacttagtggttcagcaaaagagattaatacaataagtat from Octopus sinensis linkage group LG13, ASM634580v1, whole genome shotgun sequence includes:
- the LOC115218632 gene encoding tetratricopeptide repeat protein 4, with amino-acid sequence MSSNMPQSKNLTESIAEKVDEELDDFLNEMMKKSKKTAETEDKSIEEIIAELETHPAFLKEIDPSKPLHPAVEALQALKYESENPFMKADSFKEEGNYLFKKRDYRTAVANYTEGIKVQAPDRMLNASLYCNRAASHYQLGNFGYALFDCVMACKFKEQYLKAFIRGSQCCIELKKFSDAIKWCEAGLKFEPENEKLSALKEKSLKLKKIQDRDLRKQQLQERKADVLESKLFNEIHKRHIKMKTDKQNGKTILSLSDLEGSNPGGAKVYLDDAGLLHWPVLFMYPEYNQSDFIESFSENHCFSDHILEMFQSCMVPWDEEHKYVPENIEIYFEENKTESLFRIPPEKSLLEILQHENFTVIGGTPAFILLVANSKFKGEFLKHYTLKSL